The following proteins are encoded in a genomic region of Sorangiineae bacterium MSr12523:
- a CDS encoding amino acid adenylation domain-containing protein, giving the protein MSEDLFVFPMSFAQERLWLHGELEPESTSYNMAAAVRLDGPLDTGLVERCVTEIVRRHEVLRTTFEAVDGQPSQVIHPESAQRVPVVDLSGLAASEREPEARRLIERESRRPFDLVNGPLLRLLLLRIGPNEHVLVWVVHHIVFDGWSTHLVLQEFAVLYAALAAGKPSPLADLALQYADFADWQRRRAEAGVLISQLAYWSQKLAGQDGILELPTDRPRPAIQRHRGARYFFRVPGELVDRLRDRAKQQGTTLYTVLLAAFQAVLARYTGATDIAVGTPVTNRNRAELEGLVGCFANTVVLRTDLGGDPSFVSLLGRVKDTVHDAQANQDVPFDRVVEAVRPTRDLSHAPLCQVLFALQPALGEMPAIPGLTMRLLDLDAGGAQFDLSLEFAPDDDGLAGAIEYDMDLFDEPRIARFSTHVRRVLEGAAANPDARLSQLPMLAPEERSQLLGWSGSNDVPRPATRRVHRMFEEQAARTPDAVALVHDERRMTYGELDRRSRQLAHRLQRCGVGSERRVGVCLPRSIGMIVAVLGVLRAGGTYVPIDPKYPRERMAQLIEDAGVSVVIAEGHADLPPGVDTLVLDPALGCLDGEADVVSPEDPALEQAAYILYTSGSTGVPKGVVVAQRTLVSFVETAAAHYAIAPGDRVLQFAALSFDASVEEIFPCLARGATLVLRTEEMLESVATFLDACERWGITVLDLPTMYWHRVVAGLEEGLTVPACLRLLIIGGEAALPERVSAWRASASAAHVRLLNTYGPAEATVSATVSDLTVTDPRDAWATSIGRALAGVRAYVLDAAGEPVPVGVMGELHLGGQGLARGYWRRPDQTAARFVPDPFSGRPGERLYRTGDRVRWRDDGQLEFAGRVDHQVKLRGFRIEPGEIETQLAAHPGVREAIVLVREDLPGDRRLVAYVAADATVEPEALRRALKERVPDYMVPSSFVVLDQLPHTTHGKVDRRALPAPTIDAERAATAPTTHAEAVLATVWTSLLGRPVGTRENFFEIGGDSILALQVVSRTRAAGLAITARQIFLHQTIAELATVAEPLSETPAGAERPEGEVPLTPIQRWFFAQGAENPHHWNQSFLLELRQPVVFEALETALAAVAEHHDALRLRFTRTASDWRQEYAPASRAVLVRADTLEHGQSQLHLSDGPLLRAVLLDRGASPAQLLLVAHHLVVDAVSWRILLEDLQLAYAQHTSGEAIQLPSTSSAFGTWARRLAVHAQSEAILQHVPAWLEVPRPSLPVDDPAGAAIEGETVRLTERLDVQATQALLESAPAYRMRVEEVLLAAFAGALAQWTKHDAVLVELEAHGRDVLDDVDVSRTVGWFTSVYPVRLEIPADAAPEHALRAVKERLRSLSPMRGSYGLLRHLTNDPRAQAIREQRAPEVSFNYLGQWDDLFAKSPLFAFADADAGPERDPRSPRGYELEIDCAVVGGRLRVTWSYSGARYRRETIERLQQDFAARIRDLSNHALEAGKRGDVPYSPSDFPLARLEQATLDRVLAARRDVEDVYPLSPLQQGLLFHSLYEPGSGVYVEQVTCRLEGALDPDAFRHAWEAVVEHHGVLRTTFLWEGADEPLQIVGRAAAIDIGIEDWRDLGVDEHRPRIEARLEADRAKGFELGQGPLMRISLLRLEDDVHLVLWSHHHLVLDGWSAALVLRDAFSVYDALRSGRTVSLTTRTRYRDHIAWLHEHDPDAAKPFWQRTLEGFHAATPLPLERVQAADIPTGQGVEALTLSGSATERLQRFVQQQRLTLNTVAQGAWAFVLGRTARVDDVLFGITVAGRPATLPGVEGMVGLFINTLPLRVAVPASTTVADWLRDLLTRTTELGAYEHTPLARARAWSPLPSGQALFESLLVFENYPADPRAYQGLPGLAVRDVEFTEQTNYPLTLTVIPGPELRLRLSYDLRRFDQEGASRLLGLVEAALRQLSSRPEARVGALSLLGELHDRRTVAKRNATERPYPSDRLVHELFEANALAKPDDVALIFDERSLRYRELNERANQVAHALRRCGVGPDVLVAIAMDRSVDMVVGLLGILKAGGAYVPIDPEYPADRIAFMLEDAGAPVLLSQWPVASRLPAHRARVICLDADRATIEREPTENPGVHVAPENLAYTIYTSGSTGRPKGAGNSHRGLLNRLQWMQERYGLTTSDRVLQKTPFSFDVSVWEFFWPLMTGAGLVVARPGDHRDGERLLELITRHDVTTVHFVPPMLQAFLETPGVSGCRSLRRVICSGEALPSELARRFFERLGAELHNLYGPTEAAIDVTAWACRPEDDTASVPIGSPIANVQTYILDRQGHPVPDGVAGEIHLGGVGLARGYHRRPELTAERFIPDSFGTAPGGRLYRTGDLARYRPDGAIEFLGRLDHQVKIRGLRVELGEIEARLLQHPDVREAVVVAREQAHGGKSLAAYVSAAAPLEPEALRTWVGECLPAYMVPSRILVLDRLPLSPNGKVDRRALPAPDAVAAAKRPYAPPQTEAERILAEIWAVLLVQERVGIHDDFFELGGDSIITLQVIARAAQRGLRLTPKQMFDHPTIAEAAALAVPLAVASTENAPAQAPAAAPEPPDAGLSPEEWSDLLDELER; this is encoded by the coding sequence GTGAGCGAGGATCTGTTCGTTTTCCCAATGAGCTTTGCGCAGGAGCGACTCTGGCTTCACGGGGAGCTCGAGCCCGAGAGCACGTCGTACAACATGGCGGCGGCCGTGCGGCTCGATGGCCCCCTCGACACGGGCCTCGTGGAACGATGCGTGACCGAGATCGTGCGCAGGCACGAAGTTCTGCGCACGACATTCGAGGCGGTCGATGGCCAACCCTCGCAAGTGATTCACCCGGAGAGCGCGCAGCGTGTGCCGGTGGTCGATCTGAGCGGACTGGCGGCGAGCGAGCGCGAGCCGGAGGCGCGGCGCCTGATCGAACGCGAATCACGGCGCCCCTTCGATCTGGTGAACGGCCCGCTGCTGCGGCTGCTCCTGTTGCGTATTGGACCCAACGAGCACGTGCTCGTGTGGGTGGTGCACCACATCGTATTCGATGGCTGGTCGACCCACCTGGTCCTGCAGGAATTCGCCGTGTTGTATGCGGCGCTCGCGGCCGGAAAACCGTCGCCGCTGGCCGATTTGGCGCTGCAGTATGCGGACTTCGCGGATTGGCAACGCCGGCGCGCCGAGGCGGGGGTCCTCATCTCGCAGCTCGCCTACTGGAGTCAGAAGCTCGCCGGCCAAGATGGCATTCTGGAGCTGCCGACGGATCGCCCGCGGCCCGCGATCCAGCGTCACCGGGGAGCGCGCTACTTTTTCCGAGTGCCCGGTGAGCTCGTGGACCGGCTGCGCGATCGGGCGAAGCAGCAAGGGACCACCCTGTACACGGTGTTGCTCGCGGCGTTCCAAGCCGTGCTTGCGCGTTACACGGGGGCGACCGACATTGCCGTCGGCACGCCGGTCACCAACCGAAACCGGGCGGAGCTCGAAGGGCTCGTCGGCTGCTTCGCCAACACCGTCGTGCTCCGTACGGATCTCGGTGGCGATCCGTCGTTCGTGTCCCTGCTCGGGCGGGTGAAGGACACCGTGCACGATGCGCAGGCGAACCAAGACGTTCCGTTCGATCGCGTGGTCGAGGCCGTGCGCCCGACGCGCGACTTGAGCCACGCTCCGCTATGCCAAGTGCTGTTTGCGCTCCAACCCGCGCTGGGGGAGATGCCGGCGATCCCGGGGCTCACGATGCGCTTGCTCGATCTGGATGCGGGCGGCGCGCAGTTCGATTTGTCCCTCGAGTTCGCGCCCGACGACGATGGTCTGGCCGGCGCGATCGAATACGACATGGACTTGTTCGACGAGCCCCGCATCGCGCGATTCAGCACGCACGTGCGCCGTGTGCTCGAAGGCGCCGCGGCGAACCCGGACGCGCGCCTCTCCCAATTGCCGATGCTCGCGCCCGAGGAGCGCAGCCAGCTTCTCGGCTGGAGCGGCTCCAACGACGTGCCGCGCCCCGCGACGCGTCGGGTGCACCGCATGTTCGAGGAGCAAGCTGCGCGCACCCCCGACGCGGTGGCCCTCGTCCATGACGAGCGGCGCATGACGTACGGGGAGCTCGACCGGCGCTCCCGGCAGCTTGCGCATCGTTTGCAACGATGCGGCGTCGGCTCCGAGAGGAGGGTCGGCGTGTGCCTGCCTCGCTCGATCGGCATGATCGTCGCCGTGCTCGGCGTGCTTCGTGCGGGCGGCACCTATGTGCCCATCGATCCGAAATACCCGCGCGAGCGCATGGCCCAGTTGATCGAGGACGCGGGGGTTTCCGTCGTCATCGCCGAAGGCCACGCCGATTTGCCGCCGGGTGTGGACACGCTGGTCCTCGATCCGGCGCTCGGGTGCCTCGATGGGGAAGCGGACGTCGTTTCGCCGGAAGATCCCGCCCTCGAACAGGCCGCGTACATCCTCTATACGTCGGGCTCGACGGGGGTGCCCAAGGGCGTGGTGGTCGCGCAACGGACGCTGGTGAGCTTCGTCGAAACGGCGGCCGCGCACTATGCCATCGCGCCCGGCGATCGGGTGCTGCAGTTCGCGGCCCTGAGCTTCGATGCGAGCGTGGAGGAGATTTTCCCCTGCCTGGCGCGCGGCGCGACCCTGGTGTTGCGCACGGAAGAAATGCTCGAATCGGTGGCCACGTTCCTCGACGCGTGCGAGCGCTGGGGCATCACCGTGCTGGACCTTCCGACGATGTATTGGCATCGCGTCGTGGCGGGCCTGGAGGAGGGACTCACGGTGCCTGCCTGCTTGCGCCTGCTCATCATCGGTGGCGAGGCGGCCCTGCCGGAGCGGGTGAGCGCGTGGCGGGCCTCGGCCAGCGCGGCGCACGTTCGCTTGCTCAACACGTACGGCCCGGCCGAGGCCACCGTGAGCGCGACGGTCAGCGATTTGACGGTGACCGATCCGCGCGATGCGTGGGCAACCTCCATCGGGCGCGCCCTCGCGGGTGTGCGCGCTTACGTGCTCGATGCCGCGGGGGAACCGGTTCCCGTCGGCGTGATGGGCGAGCTTCACCTGGGCGGACAAGGCCTTGCGCGCGGGTACTGGCGACGTCCCGATCAAACCGCCGCGCGCTTCGTGCCGGATCCGTTCTCGGGGCGGCCGGGCGAGCGGCTCTATCGGACCGGCGATCGCGTCCGCTGGCGCGACGATGGACAATTGGAGTTCGCCGGCCGCGTGGATCATCAGGTGAAGCTGCGCGGCTTTCGCATCGAGCCGGGCGAGATCGAGACACAACTCGCCGCGCACCCCGGCGTGCGCGAGGCGATCGTGCTCGTGCGGGAAGACCTCCCGGGCGATCGCCGCTTGGTCGCGTACGTCGCGGCCGATGCCACCGTGGAGCCGGAGGCCCTCCGGCGCGCCCTGAAGGAGCGGGTGCCGGACTACATGGTGCCATCGTCGTTCGTGGTACTCGATCAGCTGCCCCATACGACGCACGGCAAGGTCGACCGGCGCGCATTGCCGGCGCCAACCATCGACGCCGAGCGCGCAGCCACGGCGCCGACGACCCATGCGGAAGCGGTTCTTGCCACCGTGTGGACGTCGCTGCTGGGAAGACCCGTGGGGACGCGGGAAAACTTCTTCGAGATCGGTGGCGATTCGATCCTGGCGCTGCAGGTCGTCTCGCGCACTCGGGCCGCCGGGCTCGCGATCACGGCGCGGCAGATCTTCCTCCATCAGACCATCGCCGAACTGGCGACGGTCGCGGAGCCGCTCTCGGAAACACCCGCGGGCGCGGAGCGGCCGGAGGGCGAGGTTCCCCTCACGCCCATCCAGCGCTGGTTCTTCGCGCAGGGCGCCGAGAACCCGCACCATTGGAATCAATCGTTCTTGCTCGAGCTGCGCCAGCCCGTCGTGTTCGAGGCGCTCGAGACCGCACTCGCCGCGGTGGCGGAGCATCACGATGCCCTGAGGCTACGTTTCACCCGCACCGCGAGCGACTGGCGGCAAGAATACGCGCCGGCGTCGCGCGCGGTGCTCGTGCGCGCGGACACCCTCGAGCATGGGCAGTCGCAGCTTCATCTGAGCGACGGGCCCCTGCTCCGTGCGGTGCTCCTCGATCGCGGTGCGTCGCCTGCCCAGTTGCTGCTCGTCGCCCATCACCTGGTGGTCGACGCGGTCTCCTGGCGCATCCTGCTCGAAGACCTGCAGCTCGCCTATGCGCAGCACACCTCGGGTGAGGCGATCCAGCTTCCCTCGACGTCCAGCGCCTTTGGCACGTGGGCGCGTCGGCTTGCGGTGCATGCCCAGTCGGAAGCGATCCTGCAGCACGTACCCGCGTGGCTCGAGGTGCCAAGGCCTTCGCTTCCCGTGGACGATCCCGCGGGCGCCGCCATCGAGGGGGAAACGGTGCGCCTCACGGAGCGTCTCGACGTGCAAGCGACGCAAGCGCTGCTCGAGTCGGCCCCCGCGTACCGCATGCGCGTGGAGGAGGTGCTGCTCGCGGCCTTTGCCGGGGCCCTGGCGCAGTGGACGAAACACGACGCGGTGCTCGTCGAGCTGGAGGCGCACGGGCGCGATGTGCTCGATGATGTCGACGTCTCACGCACAGTCGGGTGGTTCACGTCGGTCTACCCAGTACGGCTGGAGATCCCGGCCGACGCGGCGCCCGAGCACGCGCTCCGCGCGGTGAAGGAACGACTTCGCAGTCTGTCGCCCATGCGTGGGAGCTACGGACTGCTGCGCCATCTCACGAATGACCCGCGTGCGCAGGCGATCCGCGAGCAACGCGCACCCGAGGTGAGCTTCAACTACCTCGGACAATGGGACGATCTCTTCGCGAAAAGCCCGCTCTTCGCATTCGCCGATGCCGATGCTGGCCCCGAACGCGATCCCAGATCTCCCCGAGGCTACGAGCTGGAGATCGATTGCGCCGTGGTCGGCGGCCGCCTGCGCGTGACATGGAGCTACAGCGGCGCGCGCTACCGGCGCGAGACCATCGAGCGGCTGCAGCAGGATTTCGCCGCGCGCATCCGCGACCTCTCGAACCATGCACTCGAGGCAGGCAAACGCGGCGACGTACCCTACTCGCCATCGGACTTCCCGCTTGCACGACTCGAGCAGGCGACCTTGGACCGCGTGCTGGCCGCCCGGCGCGACGTCGAGGACGTGTATCCTTTGAGCCCACTTCAGCAAGGGCTCCTCTTTCACAGCTTGTACGAGCCCGGCTCGGGCGTCTACGTCGAGCAGGTGACCTGCCGGCTGGAGGGGGCACTCGACCCGGACGCGTTCCGCCACGCATGGGAAGCCGTCGTCGAGCACCACGGTGTGCTGCGCACGACCTTCCTATGGGAGGGCGCCGACGAGCCGCTTCAGATCGTCGGGCGCGCGGCGGCGATCGACATTGGCATCGAGGATTGGCGCGACCTCGGCGTGGACGAGCATCGCCCGCGGATCGAGGCCCGTCTCGAGGCCGATCGCGCGAAGGGGTTCGAACTCGGGCAGGGTCCGCTCATGCGCATCTCGCTCCTGCGCCTGGAGGACGATGTCCACCTGGTTCTCTGGAGCCACCATCACCTCGTCCTCGACGGGTGGTCCGCGGCCCTCGTCCTGCGCGATGCGTTCTCCGTCTACGATGCCTTGCGCTCGGGGCGGACGGTCTCGTTGACGACGCGCACGCGTTACCGCGACCACATCGCGTGGTTGCACGAGCACGATCCCGACGCGGCCAAGCCGTTTTGGCAGCGCACCTTGGAGGGCTTTCACGCGGCCACGCCGTTGCCGCTCGAGCGGGTGCAGGCGGCCGACATTCCCACGGGACAGGGCGTGGAAGCGCTGACGCTCTCGGGGTCGGCCACGGAGCGTCTCCAGCGCTTCGTGCAGCAGCAACGGCTCACGCTCAACACGGTGGCCCAGGGCGCGTGGGCGTTCGTGCTCGGTCGCACGGCCCGCGTCGACGATGTTCTCTTCGGCATCACGGTGGCCGGACGACCGGCGACCCTGCCCGGCGTGGAAGGCATGGTGGGGCTCTTCATCAACACGCTCCCCCTGCGCGTGGCCGTGCCGGCATCCACGACGGTGGCGGACTGGCTGCGCGATCTCCTGACGCGCACCACGGAGCTCGGCGCCTACGAGCACACGCCCCTCGCCCGCGCGCGGGCTTGGAGTCCCCTGCCCTCGGGCCAGGCCCTGTTCGAAAGCCTCTTGGTCTTCGAGAACTACCCCGCCGATCCGCGCGCCTACCAAGGACTGCCCGGGCTCGCGGTGCGGGATGTCGAGTTCACGGAGCAGACGAACTACCCGCTCACCCTCACGGTCATCCCCGGGCCCGAGCTCCGGCTCCGGCTCTCGTACGACCTACGCCGCTTCGACCAGGAAGGTGCATCGCGGTTGCTCGGCCTCGTCGAGGCGGCGCTTCGTCAGTTGAGCAGCCGCCCCGAGGCGCGGGTGGGCGCGCTGTCGTTGCTCGGCGAATTGCACGATCGGCGCACCGTGGCCAAGCGGAACGCGACCGAGCGCCCGTATCCGAGCGACCGACTCGTGCACGAGCTCTTCGAAGCGAACGCCCTCGCAAAGCCCGACGACGTCGCGCTCATCTTCGACGAGCGAAGCCTTCGTTACCGCGAGCTGAACGAACGCGCCAATCAGGTCGCGCACGCCCTGAGGCGCTGCGGCGTCGGACCCGACGTGCTCGTCGCCATTGCGATGGATCGCTCCGTGGACATGGTGGTGGGCCTGCTCGGCATCCTCAAGGCCGGCGGTGCCTACGTGCCCATCGATCCGGAGTATCCGGCCGACCGCATTGCCTTCATGCTCGAGGACGCGGGAGCACCGGTGCTCCTCAGTCAATGGCCGGTGGCTTCGCGCCTGCCCGCGCATCGGGCCCGTGTGATCTGCCTCGACGCGGACCGAGCCACCATCGAGCGCGAGCCCACCGAAAACCCGGGCGTCCACGTGGCACCCGAGAACCTCGCATATACGATTTACACTTCGGGCTCGACGGGCCGGCCCAAAGGCGCAGGCAATAGCCATCGCGGTCTGCTCAATCGACTGCAGTGGATGCAAGAGCGCTACGGCCTGACGACCTCGGACCGGGTGCTTCAGAAGACGCCTTTCAGCTTCGACGTCTCCGTGTGGGAATTCTTTTGGCCCCTCATGACCGGCGCCGGCTTGGTCGTGGCCCGCCCCGGCGATCACCGCGACGGTGAGCGCCTGCTCGAGCTCATCACGCGGCATGACGTCACGACCGTGCACTTCGTTCCTCCGATGCTCCAGGCCTTTTTGGAGACCCCGGGCGTCTCGGGGTGCCGTTCGCTCCGGCGGGTCATCTGCAGCGGTGAAGCGTTGCCCTCCGAGCTCGCACGGCGCTTCTTCGAGCGGCTTGGTGCGGAGTTGCACAATCTCTACGGTCCGACCGAAGCGGCCATCGACGTAACGGCGTGGGCCTGCCGGCCCGAGGACGACACGGCATCCGTGCCCATCGGCTCGCCCATCGCGAATGTGCAGACGTACATCCTCGATCGCCAAGGCCACCCGGTGCCGGACGGTGTGGCCGGGGAGATCCATCTGGGCGGTGTCGGACTGGCCCGCGGCTACCACCGCCGGCCGGAGCTGACGGCGGAGCGGTTCATCCCCGATTCGTTCGGGACGGCGCCGGGAGGGCGGCTGTATCGGACGGGCGATCTCGCGCGCTATCGACCCGATGGCGCCATCGAGTTCCTCGGGCGGCTCGATCACCAGGTGAAGATTCGAGGTCTGCGCGTGGAGCTCGGCGAGATCGAGGCGCGCCTGCTCCAACACCCCGATGTCCGCGAGGCCGTCGTGGTCGCGCGCGAGCAAGCCCACGGCGGCAAGAGCCTCGCCGCGTACGTGTCCGCGGCCGCGCCCTTGGAGCCCGAGGCGCTTCGCACCTGGGTGGGCGAGTGCCTCCCCGCGTACATGGTGCCGTCGCGCATCTTGGTGCTCGATCGGCTACCGCTGTCGCCGAACGGCAAGGTCGATCGGCGTGCCCTGCCGGCGCCCGATGCAGTGGCCGCGGCGAAGCGCCCGTATGCACCGCCGCAGACCGAGGCCGAGCGCATCTTGGCCGAGATCTGGGCGGTGCTCCTCGTCCAAGAGCGCGTCGGCATCCATGACGACTTCTTCGAGCTGGGTGGCGACTCCATCATCACCTTGCAGGTCATCGCCCGGGCGGCGCAGCGCGGTTTGCGGCTCACGCCCAAGCAGATGTTCGACCATCCGACCATCGCCGAGGCCGCGGCGTTGGCCGTTCCACTGGCCGTCGCATCCACCGAGAACGCGCCCGCCCAGGCGCCTGCGGCGGCCCCTGAACCCCCTGACGCTGGCTTGTCCCCCGAGGAGTGGAGCGATCTCCTGGACGAGCTCGAGAGGTGA